From one Planktothrix sp. FACHB-1365 genomic stretch:
- a CDS encoding type II toxin-antitoxin system VapC family toxin encodes MNEVFLDTSFAIALSSIMDQHHARAVQLAAQLQASQARLVTTQAILLEIGNALSKLKYRMAAIQLLESLEADPSVEIVVLTHDLYMAAFNLFKQRKDKEWGLVDCLSFIVMGNRGITDALTADTHFQQAGFRALLKN; translated from the coding sequence ATGAATGAAGTTTTTTTAGATACTTCCTTTGCGATTGCGCTTTCTTCAATTATGGATCAACATCATGCACGGGCTGTTCAATTGGCTGCTCAACTACAAGCTAGTCAAGCCCGTTTAGTTACTACTCAAGCTATTTTACTAGAAATTGGTAATGCACTTTCTAAATTAAAATATAGAATGGCTGCAATCCAACTATTAGAATCTCTTGAAGCTGATCCCAGTGTGGAAATTGTGGTGTTGACTCATGATTTGTATATGGCTGCATTCAATTTGTTTAAACAGCGAAAAGATAAAGAATGGGGTTTAGTCGATTGTCTGTCATTTATCGTTATGGGGAATCGAGGAATTACTGATGCACTAACCGCCGATACTCATTTTCAGCAAGCCGGATTTCGAGCATTACTCAAAAACTAG
- a CDS encoding DUF3611 family protein, which yields MSYPSDSSPPSNAIQRVAFALRTTGWVCFWTQLVLAVVSALIQLFAIFAFNPGRTAQTGATPGMGGGLVFALIGLGILGFSIFQAFRYTRLARRLKAPGMARPSRAETMKQIRLGLTSNLSGMAVTLIASEAINGILLAKAISQPRNFLATAGSLQDFIQPVDFFVVLANTHTIVAHFVGIVAALWLMREIYKN from the coding sequence ATGTCCTATCCATCCGACTCCTCCCCCCCTTCAAATGCCATTCAACGGGTTGCCTTTGCCCTGCGTACCACTGGCTGGGTTTGCTTTTGGACACAGCTTGTTTTAGCGGTGGTTTCTGCTCTTATTCAGCTTTTTGCGATTTTTGCCTTTAATCCAGGAAGAACAGCACAAACTGGCGCAACACCAGGAATGGGTGGCGGTTTAGTTTTTGCCTTAATTGGACTGGGTATTTTAGGGTTTAGTATTTTTCAAGCCTTTCGTTACACTCGTTTAGCCCGCAGACTGAAAGCACCGGGAATGGCCCGTCCCAGCCGTGCAGAAACCATGAAGCAAATTCGCCTGGGTTTAACCAGTAACTTAAGCGGAATGGCTGTCACCTTAATTGCATCAGAGGCCATTAACGGCATTTTATTAGCAAAAGCAATCTCTCAACCTCGAAATTTTTTAGCCACCGCAGGCAGTCTGCAAGATTTTATCCAGCCTGTTGATTTTTTCGTAGTTCTCGCGAATACCCACACCATTGTTGCTCACTTCGTTGGAATTGTCGCTGCTTTGTGGTTAATGAGAGAGATTTATAAGAATTAG
- a CDS encoding heavy metal-responsive transcriptional regulator: MSAVITEERLKIGDVAARSGLSVKTVRYYEEIGLLAPTVERSDSGYRLFTPSVVNRLAFVKRAQSLGLSLSEIREILNISDRGELPCEEVKQHLAMKVEEINHQITALEILKSELQQLLNHWQDHPSNYHEDTTICPNIQGEC, encoded by the coding sequence ATGAGTGCTGTGATTACAGAGGAACGCTTAAAAATTGGTGATGTTGCCGCCCGGAGTGGCTTATCGGTGAAAACGGTTCGCTATTATGAAGAAATTGGTTTATTAGCGCCCACCGTTGAACGGTCTGACTCCGGGTATCGACTTTTTACGCCCTCGGTGGTTAACCGTTTAGCCTTTGTCAAACGCGCTCAATCTTTGGGTTTAAGTTTAAGTGAAATTCGAGAGATTTTAAATATTAGCGATCGCGGTGAACTTCCCTGTGAGGAGGTTAAACAACATTTAGCGATGAAAGTTGAAGAGATTAATCACCAAATAACCGCCTTAGAAATCTTAAAAAGTGAGTTACAACAATTACTCAACCATTGGCAAGATCATCCATCAAACTATCACGAGGATACCACGATTTGTCCCAATATTCAAGGGGAATGTTAA
- a CDS encoding glycoside hydrolase family 31 protein: protein MKRFFKKLYLKWKLFWVNLIYLTYTPQAILYSYKRDRADRNIPPLQPHSSETGDTPGKLLKAENTETGTIFNFEKAELELTFLTNDFVRITWKPTILPYPYGIERQEWETLEPLLNQTENAWTVTSPNATLTIQVQDEGHLKFFDAQHQLIREEYPPEKLNEQWIHRANLRPEEHIYGLGERSFPLNLRLAKEVTKKGKPTSEPKKFRMWNFDAAGQYSPGSDPMYLCIPLYLGLHEQGSYLIFYENPYEAIFQFSDTATANFSGGALRYYFTLGSLPKLIENYTELTGHSPLPPRWALGYHHSRWGFGTETQVRETYRNFEKNDLPLSAIHLDIDVMVDYQAFTIDPKRFPDLQRFTQELEVHGVKFISILNPGVKYTRHNQMFLQGQILHGFCKYPNGKLVIAPVWPGWTVFPDFTHPMVRRWWTRQYLYLLEVGVGGFWHDMNEPAAFIAWGDRSLPKVTRHFVEGRGGDHREIHNVYGMLQASAAFESLRQSRPHHRPFIVSRAGWAGLQRYAWVWTGDIESSWAALRQTISTVIGLGLSGISYSGSDTGGFQGNPSAELYLRWFQMSSFMMFYRTHSSNNVEHRTPWIYGEPTLSILREFLKFRYRLIPYIYTLTRETHQKGYPPVRPIFWLDPTDSNLWDIDDAFLLGNALMICPIYQPGMRSRNVYLPPGEWYHFWDDQPLKGSQIVEFDAPLERIPLLIKAGSIIPMEEGKTLILHLYPTRERNAQGLLYSDAGDGYETSRIDQFQLQPSFTSATTNQLLPVLLANTESDQIESSGNSMKQDGNSMTLIWEQQGDYPFSYQQIQLQLHGFNLQKAWIDDLEITCKNNSIICDRPFQQARLIATL from the coding sequence ATGAAAAGATTTTTCAAAAAATTATACTTAAAATGGAAATTATTCTGGGTCAATTTAATTTATTTAACCTACACCCCTCAAGCTATCTTATATTCTTATAAACGCGATCGCGCTGACCGCAATATTCCCCCCCTGCAACCTCATTCCTCAGAAACAGGTGACACACCAGGGAAATTATTAAAAGCAGAAAACACAGAAACAGGCACAATCTTCAATTTTGAAAAAGCAGAATTAGAACTAACTTTCTTAACCAATGATTTTGTCAGAATTACTTGGAAACCGACTATTTTACCCTATCCCTATGGCATTGAACGTCAGGAATGGGAAACCCTAGAACCCCTTTTAAATCAAACCGAAAATGCTTGGACTGTTACCTCCCCAAACGCAACATTAACGATCCAGGTTCAGGATGAAGGGCATCTGAAATTTTTCGATGCTCAACACCAATTAATTCGCGAAGAATACCCTCCAGAAAAATTAAATGAACAATGGATACATCGAGCTAATTTACGACCCGAAGAACATATTTATGGGTTAGGAGAGCGTTCATTTCCCTTAAATTTACGATTAGCAAAAGAAGTCACTAAAAAAGGGAAACCTACTTCAGAACCTAAAAAATTTAGAATGTGGAATTTTGACGCAGCCGGACAATATAGTCCGGGTTCTGACCCCATGTATTTATGTATTCCCCTGTATTTAGGATTACATGAACAAGGGAGTTATTTGATTTTTTATGAAAATCCCTATGAAGCAATTTTTCAATTTTCAGACACAGCAACAGCCAATTTTAGCGGCGGTGCATTGCGCTATTATTTCACTCTAGGTTCTCTCCCTAAATTAATAGAAAATTACACCGAATTAACCGGACATTCTCCCCTTCCTCCCCGTTGGGCGTTAGGCTATCATCATTCTCGTTGGGGGTTTGGAACTGAAACCCAAGTCAGAGAAACCTATCGCAATTTTGAAAAAAATGATCTGCCATTAAGTGCCATTCATCTTGATATTGATGTCATGGTAGATTATCAAGCCTTTACTATTGATCCCAAACGATTTCCTGACTTACAACGCTTTACTCAAGAACTCGAAGTTCATGGCGTTAAATTTATTAGTATTCTCAACCCCGGAGTTAAATATACTCGCCATAATCAAATGTTTTTACAAGGGCAAATTCTTCATGGTTTTTGTAAATATCCTAATGGTAAATTAGTAATAGCTCCAGTATGGCCGGGATGGACAGTTTTTCCTGATTTTACTCATCCAATGGTGCGCCGTTGGTGGACACGACAATATTTATATTTATTAGAAGTTGGAGTCGGAGGATTTTGGCATGATATGAACGAACCTGCGGCTTTTATTGCGTGGGGAGATCGTTCATTACCAAAAGTAACTCGCCATTTTGTTGAAGGTCGAGGGGGAGATCATCGAGAAATTCATAACGTTTATGGAATGTTACAAGCCTCCGCCGCTTTTGAAAGTTTACGTCAATCTCGACCCCATCATCGCCCTTTTATTGTATCTCGTGCAGGGTGGGCAGGTTTACAACGTTATGCGTGGGTTTGGACGGGGGATATTGAGTCAAGTTGGGCGGCTTTACGTCAAACTATTTCAACAGTTATTGGGTTAGGTTTATCCGGTATTTCCTATAGTGGTTCAGACACCGGAGGTTTTCAAGGAAACCCTAGCGCAGAATTGTATTTACGTTGGTTTCAAATGTCGAGTTTTATGATGTTTTATCGGACTCATTCTTCTAATAACGTCGAACATCGAACCCCTTGGATATATGGAGAACCAACCTTAAGTATTTTACGCGAATTCTTAAAATTTCGTTATCGATTAATTCCCTATATTTATACTTTAACTAGGGAAACCCATCAAAAAGGATATCCCCCAGTCCGTCCGATATTTTGGCTTGATCCAACGGATAGTAATTTATGGGATATTGATGATGCGTTTTTACTCGGAAATGCTTTAATGATCTGTCCAATTTATCAACCCGGAATGCGATCGCGTAATGTCTATTTACCCCCAGGAGAATGGTATCATTTTTGGGATGATCAACCATTAAAAGGTTCCCAAATTGTTGAATTTGATGCGCCTTTAGAACGAATTCCTTTATTAATAAAAGCCGGAAGTATTATCCCAATGGAAGAGGGAAAAACCTTAATCTTACATCTCTATCCCACCCGTGAAAGAAACGCTCAAGGACTATTATATAGTGATGCAGGTGATGGATATGAAACTTCCAGAATTGATCAATTTCAACTTCAACCCAGTTTCACCTCAGCAACAACCAATCAACTGCTTCCTGTCTTACTAGCAAACACTGAATCTGATCAGATTGAGTCTTCAGGAAATAGCATGAAACAAGACGGAAATTCAATGACATTAATTTGGGAACAACAAGGGGATTATCCCTTTTCATATCAGCAAATTCAGTTACAATTACATGGTTTTAATTTACAAAAAGCCTGGATTGATGATCTTGAAATTACTTGTAAAAATAATAGTATAATTTGCGATCGCCCCTTTCAACAAGCTCGTTTAATCGCTACCCTCTAA